The following is a genomic window from Candidatus Abyssobacteria bacterium SURF_5.
CCATAAATGAGGCCGCCGAACTGTTTTAGTACATGCTAATATGATATAGGGTGTATTGGCGTTTGTCAAACGGGGATTGTAACGCCGGAAAAATTGCTTGAAAAAACATGAATCGTGGCGTATTATTTAAGCAAATACTTAATTGAGGGCCATCATATGGAAAGTAGAGAAGCTGAACTGTTCAAAGCGCTTGGGGTTGAATCGCGCATCAAGATCATAAATGCCCTGAGAGAAAGGGGGCCCCTGGGCGTGAACCAACTGGCAAAAGAGCTGGGTATTACTCCCGCCGCTGTTTCTCAACACTTGAAGGTGCTCAAGCTGACAGGACTGGTGCGGAGCGAGCGAAAAGGATATTCAATTCCGTATGATATTGACCACGATGCTCTCGAACATTGCCAGGAAGTCCTTTCAAAGGTGTGCGCCTGTGGATGCCGGGGAAAGGCGCGTGCTCGCAAGGGGCCGCGGAAGGCGGCTCATGATAGCTTAACGCTTCTCAGGAAGTATGAACAAGAACTCCGGAGGGAACTCGAAGCCGTCCTTTCCCGAATTCACGAGATCGAGCGGAAGGCGTAATTTTTTTTTCAAATTTATTTAAATTATTGCTTTAATACTTAATGACAGAGACTTGAACGGGATGGGGGCTTCAGCGACTCTGATATCTGACGAAAAGGAGGTGATACAAATGTCTTCGAAGAAGAGCAAGGGTTGTGGATGTGGTTGCCAGTCTTCGACGAAAGAGGGCGCCAAGAACCCAAAGTCTAAGTCAAAAAGGAAGTAAGTTAGTCTCTCAGACTTAAGCTGTGAGCTCGGCGGGAGAAGGATGCGCTCCCGCCGAGGCTCGGCTTTGCATCAGGGACCAGCGCTTAAGCGGCTGGATCATACAAACTCGAGTCTCAAAGGAAAGCGCCTTAAAAAAACCTCGTCACCTTCTCCGTTGGAGACGCCATATTCGTCCATTCAAGCCTATACGCAGATTGTACATCAATTTGCTCCACTTTGTTAATAGATTTCTTCAATTGTTCCGCGTCCGATTTTCCCAAGGTATTGAAATGTGCGAGGAGATGAGAATTCACGGAGATTTATGAAAAAGAAAGATGGAAGATATAGACTGTGCAGAAATACAGCCCAATCGCAATGAAGAGTAAAGCGGTTATGCGGCGTGCCCACAGCTCGAAGGCGGTGATTCGGTTGAACACTTTTCCGACCGAATGCACACCGGACGCTATGAGGATGGCGAACAGAGCGACGGGCAGAGCCGTGCCGATGCCATAGACCGACGGCAACAAAGCGGTCGATCCGGCGCTGACGGCGAGCGGGATCAGGCTTCCGAAGAACAGCGCCGCGGATACCGGACAGAACGAGAGCGCGAAAATGATCCCCAATAAAGCCGCGCCGCCGACGCCCATTCTCTCTATTCGGCGTTTGAATGAATCGCTCAGGCCGATGCCGGGAAGCGAGAAGCGGAAGACGCCCAAAAGGAATAATCCGACCAGAATCAGGACAGGTCCGAGAATCTTGTTCATGTTCGACTGCAAAAAGAACGATATCTGAGGCGCGGAAAGCAGGCTCTTTACCAGAAGGGCGCCCAGGAACAGGTATGTGAATGCCCTTCCCAATGTATAGAGGATGCCGCTTGCGAACACGTGGCGGGGGCTGCCGACGCGCCTGCCGATATAGGACATTGCGGCGATGTTAGTGGCGAGCGGGCAGGGGCTT
Proteins encoded in this region:
- a CDS encoding ArsR family transcriptional regulator — protein: MESREAELFKALGVESRIKIINALRERGPLGVNQLAKELGITPAAVSQHLKVLKLTGLVRSERKGYSIPYDIDHDALEHCQEVLSKVCACGCRGKARARKGPRKAAHDSLTLLRKYEQELRRELEAVLSRIHEIERKA
- a CDS encoding sulfite exporter TauE/SafE family protein, with translation MTEVVLGAFSALWLGILTSISPCPLATNIAAMSYIGRRVGSPRHVFASGILYTLGRAFTYLFLGALLVKSLLSAPQISFFLQSNMNKILGPVLILVGLFLLGVFRFSLPGIGLSDSFKRRIERMGVGGAALLGIIFALSFCPVSAALFFGSLIPLAVSAGSTALLPSVYGIGTALPVALFAILIASGVHSVGKVFNRITAFELWARRITALLFIAIGLYFCTVYIFHLSFS